One window of Quercus robur chromosome 5, dhQueRobu3.1, whole genome shotgun sequence genomic DNA carries:
- the LOC126726838 gene encoding probable galactinol--sucrose galactosyltransferase 2, whose amino-acid sequence MLANTNTNTNTMFSPPTTTRFLQLNSPFSSFLLPSNQRVLYHGHSGRRLGRLQTCRHSMFLNTKPVLKDGTLNIKGKEALTGVPDNVVITPLTDSSAFVGATSTGDASSRLVFKLGVIEDVRLLCIFRFKIWWMIPRVGNSGSDIPIETQMLLLEAREGPEIDAKNKATSYIIFLPVLDGEFRSSLQGNSLNELQFCVESGDPEIVTSESLKAVFVNYGNHPFDLVKESMKILEQQFGTFSLRETKQLPGMLDWFGWCTWDAFYQEVHPRGIKDGLKSLSQGGTPAKFLIIDDGWQDTINEFQKEGEPFVEGSQHGGRLLSIEENNKFRRSENEPQSEAQAPSGLKDFVTDIKRTFGLKYVYVWHALMGYWGGLQPNALGTKKYNPKLRYPVQSPGNLANMRDGSMDAMEKYGVGTIDPAKISQFYDDLHKYLVSQDVDGVKVDVQNILETVSSGLGGRVSLTRRFQQALEKSIAANFQDNSIICCMGQSTDSIYHSKRSAITRASDDYYPSNPTTQTLHIASVAFNSIFLGEIVVPDWDMFYSKHDAAEFHAVARAVGGCGVYVSDKPGQHDFKVLKRLVLPNGSVLRAKYPGRPTRDCLFDDPVMDGKSLLKIWNLNKCTGVLGVFNCQGAGIWPCSKSNAQGDLSSELSVKVSPTDIEYFEEVSGNLWTGDCAVFSSSTGSLLRLPKEEKFDVTLKVLQCDVFTVSPIKVYNKKIQFAPVGLINMYNSGGAIEAIDFFSDSSSCEIHVKGRGSGNFGAYSSTKPKSCSINSKIEDFDFRDEDNLLTLIVPDRTSSWDIAICY is encoded by the exons ATGCTAGCAAAcacaaacaccaacaccaacaccatgTTTTCTCCACCTACGACTACGAGGTTTCTACAACTCAACTCTCCATTCTCCTCCTTCTTACTACCTTCAAACCAAAGGGTTCTCTATCATGGCCACAGCGGTCGCCGCCTTGGTCGGCTTCAGACATGTAGACATTCCATGTTTCTCAATACAAAACCTGTCCTTAAAGATGGTACTCTTAATATCAAAGGTAAGGAAGCATTGACGGGTGTGCCTGACAATGTGGTTATCACGCCATTGACGGATTCATCAGCATTTGTTGGTGCCACTTCCACTGGTGATGCTAGTTCCCGACTTGTTTTCAAGCTTGGAGTCATCGA GGATGTGAGGTTATTGTGtatatttagatttaaaatatgGTGGATGATACCTCGAGTGGGGAATTCAGGCAGTGACATTCCTATTGAAACTCAGATGTTGCTCCTGGAAGCAAGGGAAGGACCAGAAATTGatgcaaaaaataaagcaaCTTCTTATATCATTTTCTTGCCTGTGCTAGATGGTGAATTTAGAAGTAGCTTGCAGGGGAATTCATTAAATGAGCTCCAGTTCTGTGTTGAAAGTG GTGACCCGGAAATAGTTACATCAGAATCCCTAAAAGCAGTTTTTGTGAATTATGGAAACCATCCATTTGATTTGGTCAAGGAATCTATGAA GATTTTGGAGCAGCAGTTTGGAACCTTTTCACTTAGGGAAACCAAACAG TTGCCTGGAATGTTAGACTGGTTTGGTTGGTGTACCTGGGACGCCTTCTACCAGGAAGTTCATCCTCGAGGAATCAAAGATGGCCTTAAAAG TTTATCCCAGGGAGGCACTCCAGCAAAGTTTTTGATAATAGATGATGGCTGGCAAGATACAATTAATGAATTCCAAAAAGAAGGGGAGCCATTTGTTGAAGGGTCACA GCATGGTGGCAGATTACTCAGcattgaagaaaataataagtttCGGAGATCAGAAAATGAGCCTCAAAGTGAGGCACAGGCACCAAGTGGTCTAAAGGATTTTGTTACAGATATTAAGAGAACTTTTGGCCTTAA GTATGTATATGTATGGCATGCCCTGATGGGATACTGGGGAGGGCTTCAGCCAAATGCATTAGGAACCAAAAAGTATAATCCAAAATTAAGATACCCAGTACAGTCGCCAGGGAATTTGGCAAACATGAGGGATGGATCTATGGATGCAATGGAGAAGTATGGCGTTGGTACAATAGATCCTGCTAAGATATCTCAGTTTTATGATGATCTACACAAATATCTTGTTTCACAGGATGTGGATGGAGTTAAGGTTGATGTTCAGAACATACTGGAAACTGTTTCAAGTGGTTTAGGAGGTCGAGTTTCTCTTACcagacgtttccaacaagcacTTGAGAAGTCTATAGCCGCCAACTTTCAAGACAACAGCATTATCTGCTGCATGGGTCAGAGCACAGACTCCATTTACCA TTCAAAAAGAAGTGCTATTACAAGAGCATCCGATGATTACTACCCAAGCAACCCAACCACTCAGACACTACACATAGCTTCTGTGGCTTTCAACAGCATTTTTCTTGGTGAAATTGTTGTCCCAGATTGGGACATGTTCTAT AGCAAACACGATGCAGCCGAGTTTCATGCAGTTGCTAGGGCTGTGGGAGGTTGCGGAGTCTATGTTAG TGACAAACCTGGTCAGCATGATTTCAAGGTACTCAAAAGGCTGGTACTTCCTAATGGGTCGGTGCTCAGAGCTAAATACCCCGGTAGGCCAACACGTGATTGTTTATTCGATGACCCAGTTATGGACGGGAAAAG TCTTCTGAAGATTTGGAATTTAAACAAATGCACTGGAGTTTTAGGCGTATTCAACTGCCAAGGAGCAGGAATCTGGCCCTGCTCAAAAAGTAATGCTCAAGGAGATCTTAGCTCTGAGTTATCTGTCAAGGTCTCTCCTACAGATATAGAGTATTTTGAAGAGGTCTCTGGGAATCTTTGGACTGGAGATTGTGCAGTATTTTCCTCCAGCACAG GGTCTTTGCTGCGATTACCAAAGGAAGAAAAGTTTGATGTCACATTGAAAGTTCTGCAATGTGATGTCTTTACTGTATCTCCAATTAAG GTCTACAATAAAAAGATTCAGTTTGCACCAGTTGGATTGATAAATATGTACAATTCTGGTGGAGCCATTGAAGCAATTGACTTCTTTAGTGATTCTTCTAGTTGTGAAATACATGTCAAGGGGAGAGGATCAGGTAATTTTGGAGCATATTCCAGCACAAAGCCGAAGTCATGCTCGATAAACTCAAAGATTGAGGACTTCGACTTCAGAGATGAAGACAATCTTTTGACATTAATAGTTCCTGACAGAACCAGTTCTTGGGACATTGCTATATGTTATTGA
- the LOC126726837 gene encoding ras-related protein RABB1c — MSYAYLFKYIIIGDTGVGKSCLLLQFTDKRFQPVHDLTIGVEFGARMITIDNKPIKLQIWDTAGQESFRSITRSYYRGAAGALLVYDITRRETFNHLASWLEDARQHANANMTIMLIGNKCDLAHRRAVSTEEGEQFAKEHGLIFMEASAKTAQNVEEAFIKTAATIYKKIQDGVFDVSNESYGIKVGYGGIPGPSGGRDGGSAQGGGCCS, encoded by the exons ATGTCATACGCTTATCTCTTCAAGTACATCATCATCGGCGATACTg GAGTTGGGAAGTCATGTCTTCTTCTTCAGTTCACGGACAAGCGGTTCCAGCCAGTCCATGACCTCACCATCGGTGTCGAGTTTGGGGCTCGGATGATCACCATCGACAACAAACCCATTAAGCTTCAAATCTGGGATACT GCGGGTCAAGAATCCTTCAGATCTATTACGAGGTCCTATTACAGAGGGGCTGCTGGTGCATTGCTTGTCTATGATATAACCAG GAGGGAAACTTTTAATCATTTGGCTAGCTGGCTGGAAGATGCAAGGCAACACGCAAATGCAAACATGACAATAATGCTTATTGGTAATAAGTGTGATTTGGCCCACAGAAGGGCTGTGAGCACAGAGGAAGGGGAACAGTTTGCCAAGGAGCATGGTCTGATTTTTATGGAGGCCTCTGCTAAAACTGCTCAGAATGTTGAGGAG GCATTCATAAAAACAGCTGCTACCATTTACAAGAAGATTCAGGATGGAGTATTTGATGTGTCAAATGAG TCTTATGGAATAAAGGTTGGATATGGTGGCATACCAGGACCATCAGGAGGCAGAGATGGTGGTTCTGCTCAAGGTGGAGGCTGTTGCAGTTGA